A window from Immundisolibacter sp. encodes these proteins:
- a CDS encoding OmpP1/FadL family transporter, with amino-acid sequence MATQRGLLAGTIALMLTGLNGGLANAAGGYFAMGYGPIARQMGGATTAVTGDAFAGASNPGKLAFAGDRLDLGMELFMPSRRIERTGSDSPYDFHSVSRNSLFLIPEGAYSHQINDRFAWGIAVYGNGGLNTEYNDTTGVPGTNGNPAACGAAPANFLLGCGKLGFDLTQLVVAPTVSWRINPQHSIGISPLITAQRFKAYGLQAFAPLSEHPDRVSNQGYDLAFGLGLRIGWYAELAPWLSAGAAYATRTYMQEFDKYKGLFAEGTFDIPENLSVGLAVRPAADWLVSLDVQRINFASVNALGNGVLNTLADPLGKPLGSSDGSGFNWRDATTYRIGLAYTWSPSLTLRAGYGYGERPNDNDINSVSFNMLTPNQLRQASAGFTWQLSDRHELHGSVGHYFEKTYRGPSAALPGASEKIRPHVEMV; translated from the coding sequence ATGGCAACACAGCGCGGCCTGCTGGCAGGGACGATCGCATTGATGCTGACAGGCCTGAACGGCGGCCTGGCCAACGCCGCCGGCGGCTACTTCGCCATGGGTTACGGGCCAATCGCCCGGCAGATGGGCGGCGCGACCACGGCCGTCACCGGCGACGCCTTCGCCGGTGCGTCCAACCCCGGCAAGCTGGCGTTCGCCGGGGACCGGCTGGACCTGGGGATGGAGCTGTTCATGCCGAGCCGGCGCATCGAGCGCACCGGCAGCGACAGTCCCTATGATTTTCACTCGGTCAGCCGAAACAGCCTGTTCCTGATCCCCGAGGGCGCCTACAGTCACCAGATCAACGACCGCTTCGCCTGGGGCATCGCCGTCTACGGCAACGGTGGGCTCAATACCGAATACAACGACACCACCGGCGTGCCGGGCACCAACGGCAACCCGGCCGCCTGCGGCGCGGCGCCGGCCAATTTCCTGCTCGGCTGCGGCAAGCTCGGTTTCGATCTCACGCAGCTGGTAGTGGCGCCCACCGTGTCGTGGCGCATCAACCCGCAGCACAGCATCGGTATTTCGCCGCTGATCACGGCCCAGCGCTTCAAGGCCTATGGCCTGCAAGCCTTCGCGCCGCTGTCAGAGCATCCAGACCGGGTCAGCAATCAAGGCTACGACCTGGCTTTCGGGCTTGGCCTGCGGATCGGCTGGTATGCCGAACTGGCACCCTGGCTGAGTGCCGGCGCGGCCTATGCAACGCGCACCTACATGCAGGAATTCGACAAGTACAAGGGCCTGTTTGCCGAGGGTACATTCGACATACCAGAGAACCTGAGCGTCGGTCTCGCCGTGCGTCCGGCCGCGGACTGGCTAGTGTCCCTGGACGTGCAGCGCATCAACTTCGCCAGCGTCAACGCGCTTGGCAACGGCGTACTGAACACGCTCGCCGACCCGCTGGGCAAGCCGCTGGGCAGCAGTGATGGCAGCGGTTTCAACTGGCGGGACGCCACCACCTACCGCATCGGGCTGGCCTACACCTGGTCGCCGAGCCTGACCCTGCGTGCCGGCTACGGTTATGGCGAGCGACCGAACGACAACGACATCAACTCGGTCAGCTTCAATATGCTGACGCCCAACCAGTTGCGCCAGGCGAGCGCCGGATTTACCTGGCAGCTGTCCGACCGCCACGAACTACACGGCTCAGTCGGCCACTACTTCGAGAAAACCTACCGCGGACCCTCCGCTGCGCTGCCCGGCGCCAGCGAGAAAATACGTCCGCACGTGGAGATGGTC
- a CDS encoding MBL fold metallo-hydrolase, whose translation MQQLFPDLWQTAAEHPFGPDVSTHAYLWLRPGGNVLFYNTGLPAELDTIERLGGIAWQYLSHRDEVAPGLAEIRRRFSALLCCHALEAPAAERVSPVDIAFAGPCLALPGLNVIPTPGHTAGSTCFRVDAAGDLTYLFTGDTLFPDGAGWGTYVAKGDRPTLRRSLELLRSPTPDVVLSSAARHPDGYRRTDRNGWQRILDRTIDDLR comes from the coding sequence ATGCAGCAACTGTTCCCCGACTTATGGCAGACCGCCGCCGAGCACCCGTTCGGCCCCGACGTGAGCACCCACGCCTACCTGTGGCTGCGCCCGGGCGGCAACGTACTGTTCTACAACACGGGCCTGCCCGCCGAACTGGACACCATCGAGCGGCTCGGCGGGATTGCCTGGCAGTACCTGAGCCACCGCGACGAAGTGGCGCCCGGGCTGGCCGAAATTCGCCGCCGCTTCAGCGCCCTGCTGTGTTGCCATGCGCTGGAAGCGCCCGCGGCCGAACGCGTCTCACCGGTCGACATCGCCTTTGCCGGCCCGTGCCTAGCCCTGCCAGGTCTCAACGTCATCCCCACGCCCGGGCACACCGCCGGCAGTACCTGTTTTCGGGTCGACGCGGCCGGTGATCTGACTTACCTGTTCACTGGCGACACGCTGTTCCCGGACGGTGCCGGCTGGGGCACTTACGTTGCCAAGGGGGATCGCCCGACCTTGCGCCGCAGCCTTGAGCTGCTGCGCAGCCCCACCCCCGATGTGGTGCTGTCCTCGGCCGCCCGGCATCCGGATGGCTACCGCAGGACGGACCGCAACGGCTGGCAGCGAATCCTGGACCGGACCATCGACGACCTGCGCTGA